One Thiocapsa sp. genomic window carries:
- a CDS encoding OFA family MFS transporter produces MRDARTFNRWLVVAGALIVQVSLGAVYIWSVFQTPLLGVFPGWSEAQVTLPAQIVIATFALAVIFGGQIQDRLGPRGVGTIGGVVLGTGLILAGLTGNFSEEEALFWLVGTYAVLGGIGIGMAYVCPIATCVKWFPDRRGLITGLAVAGFGAGAFFFAPLARALITGGSYQLFGIGLFPLPRAGIFGTFTVLGCIFLVTVVLGAQLLRNPPAGYCPPGWTPPAPAAGTVHAEFTPRQMLRTPVFWVLWVTYLAGSTAGLMIIMKAAPIWQSFSLATVAEIPVPHEHFVAVSSAAAMAVAVLAIFNAGGRILWGRVSDTFGRERTLMLMFILCGLLLLGLDWMRAYPLYLLGVSLIALCFGGYLALYPAVAADYFGTRNIGVNYGLLFTAYGAGGLLGPHLAASLMHDAGGIDYQVLDATDALATRLFQLGEYHTAFMVGGVICLAAAALMLAVRAPHAPLTDPARCSDMRPTGIQPVGQGSEPA; encoded by the coding sequence ATGAGAGACGCGCGCACATTCAACCGCTGGCTGGTGGTCGCCGGGGCCCTGATTGTCCAGGTGAGCCTCGGCGCCGTGTACATCTGGAGCGTGTTCCAGACCCCCCTGCTGGGCGTCTTCCCCGGCTGGTCGGAGGCGCAGGTGACCCTGCCGGCCCAAATCGTCATCGCGACCTTCGCCCTGGCCGTGATCTTCGGCGGCCAGATACAGGACCGGCTCGGCCCGCGGGGCGTCGGTACCATCGGCGGCGTCGTGTTGGGAACGGGGCTGATCCTCGCGGGGCTGACGGGCAACTTCTCCGAGGAGGAGGCCCTCTTCTGGCTGGTGGGCACCTACGCGGTGCTCGGCGGCATCGGCATCGGCATGGCCTACGTGTGCCCCATCGCGACCTGCGTGAAGTGGTTCCCGGACCGGCGCGGCCTGATCACCGGCCTGGCGGTGGCGGGCTTCGGGGCCGGCGCCTTTTTCTTCGCGCCGCTGGCGCGGGCCCTGATCACGGGTGGTTCCTACCAGCTCTTCGGGATCGGACTCTTTCCGCTCCCCCGGGCCGGGATCTTCGGCACCTTCACCGTCCTCGGTTGCATCTTTCTGGTCACGGTGGTGCTCGGCGCGCAGCTGCTGCGCAACCCGCCGGCCGGATACTGTCCGCCCGGATGGACGCCCCCGGCGCCCGCAGCGGGCACGGTGCATGCCGAATTCACGCCGCGGCAGATGCTGCGCACCCCGGTGTTCTGGGTCTTGTGGGTCACCTACCTGGCCGGCAGCACGGCCGGGCTCATGATCATCATGAAGGCCGCACCCATCTGGCAGAGTTTCAGCCTGGCGACGGTGGCCGAGATCCCGGTGCCCCACGAGCACTTCGTCGCCGTTTCCTCGGCTGCGGCCATGGCGGTAGCGGTGTTGGCCATCTTCAACGCCGGCGGGCGCATCCTCTGGGGACGGGTGTCCGACACCTTCGGACGAGAGCGCACGCTGATGCTCATGTTCATCCTTTGCGGCCTGCTCCTGCTCGGACTTGACTGGATGCGGGCGTATCCCCTCTATCTTCTGGGCGTGTCGCTGATCGCCCTGTGCTTTGGCGGCTATCTCGCCCTCTATCCCGCGGTGGCCGCCGACTACTTCGGAACCCGCAACATCGGCGTCAATTACGGCCTGTTGTTCACCGCCTACGGCGCCGGCGGCCTGCTCGGACCCCACCTGGCCGCCTCCTTGATGCACGACGCGGGCGGCATCGACTATCAGGTGCTCGACGCGACCGACGCACTGGCGACCCGGTTGTTCCAGCTCGGCGAGTACCACACGGCCTTTATGGTCGGAGGCGTCATCTGTCTGGCCGCGGCCGCCCTGATGCTGGCC